In a single window of the Streptococcus salivarius genome:
- a CDS encoding tyrosine-type recombinase/integrase produces the protein MDYKLISTYLDYCKTHKRLSSHTIRAYKNDLMQFYNSDYDNVESYIEQLTRSNIKTNTLRRKIACMKVFYNYLKYQNIIEENPFNQLRFQFRTEKVLPKTIPYDILKSIFIYLERKVIVSKTDYQKQHAERNLLIISLLLSTGIRISELCHIHLKDINLSNKTLHIIGKGKKERILFLGDQKTFNLLETYINKTRNESNDFLFPGKHSLKPLSEQSVRLVIKRIVEQNNFSRTITPHMFRHSFATMLLDSDVDIRYIQQILGHSSISITQIYTHVSHSKQEEILSSFNPVSVIHSEIE, from the coding sequence ATGGATTATAAACTTATTTCTACTTACTTAGATTATTGCAAAACTCATAAGCGTTTGAGTTCACACACGATTCGCGCTTATAAGAATGATCTTATGCAATTTTATAACTCAGACTATGATAATGTCGAATCCTATATAGAACAGTTGACACGATCTAACATAAAAACGAATACATTAAGAAGAAAAATTGCTTGTATGAAGGTGTTTTATAACTATCTAAAATACCAGAACATAATTGAAGAGAATCCCTTCAATCAATTGCGCTTTCAATTTAGAACTGAAAAAGTATTGCCTAAAACGATTCCGTATGACATTCTGAAAAGTATTTTTATATATTTAGAACGGAAAGTAATTGTATCTAAAACTGACTATCAAAAACAACACGCTGAAAGAAATCTACTAATTATTTCACTTTTACTTTCAACAGGCATCAGAATTTCTGAACTTTGCCACATTCATCTCAAAGACATTAATCTGTCCAATAAGACACTCCATATTATAGGAAAGGGTAAGAAAGAACGTATCCTATTTTTAGGAGATCAAAAAACATTCAATTTATTAGAAACATATATAAATAAAACAAGAAATGAATCCAATGATTTCTTGTTCCCAGGGAAACATTCACTTAAACCATTGTCAGAGCAAAGTGTACGTTTAGTAATAAAGAGAATCGTTGAACAAAATAACTTTTCTAGAACTATTACACCGCATATGTTTAGACATAGCTTTGCGACAATGCTTCTAGATAGTGATGTAGATATTCGATATATTCAACAAATTCTTGGACATAGTTCTATATCAATCACACAAATCTATACTCACGTATCTCATTCAAAACAAGAAGAAATACTTAGTTCTTTTAATCCCGTATCAGTAATTCATTCTGAAATCGAGTAA
- the pezA gene encoding type II toxin-antitoxin system antitoxin PezA, with protein sequence MIGKNIKSLRKTHGLTQPEFARIIGISRNSLSRYENGTSSVSTELIDIICQKFNVSYVDIVGEDKMLNPVEDYELTLKIEIVKERGANLLSRLYRYQDSQGISIDDESNPWILMSNDLSDLIHTNIYLVETFDEIERYSGYLDGIERMLEISEKRMVA encoded by the coding sequence ATGATTGGAAAAAACATAAAATCCTTACGTAAAACACATGGCTTAACACAACCCGAATTTGCCCGAATTATAGGAATTTCTCGAAATAGCTTAAGCCGTTATGAAAATGGAACTAGTTCAGTATCTACAGAACTAATAGACATCATTTGTCAGAAGTTTAATGTATCTTATGTCGATATTGTAGGAGAAGATAAAATGCTCAATCCTGTTGAAGATTATGAATTGACTTTAAAAATTGAAATTGTGAAAGAAAGAGGTGCTAATCTACTATCTCGACTCTATCGTTATCAAGATAGTCAGGGAATTAGCATTGATGATGAATCTAATCCTTGGATTTTAATGAGTAATGATCTATCTGACTTGATTCATACGAATATCTATTTAGTAGAAACTTTTGATGAAATAGAGAGATATAGCGGCTATTTGGATGGAATTGAACGTATGTTAGAGATATCTGAAAAACGGATGGTAGCCTAA
- the pezT gene encoding type II toxin-antitoxin system toxin PezT, which yields MEIQDYTGREFKHALARNLRSLTRGKKSSKQPIAILLGGQSGAGKTTIHRIKQKEFQGNIVIIDGDSFRSQHPHYLELQQEYGKDSVEYTKDFAGKMVESLVTELSHLGYNLLIEGTLRTIDVPKETAQLLKSKGYEVQLALIATKPKLSYLSTLIRYEELYAINPNQARATPKEHHDLIVNNLVENTHQLEQLGIFEQIQIYQRDRTCVYDSRDDEISAAAVLHELLFGEWSQVEKDMLKSGEERFKDLTN from the coding sequence ATGGAAATCCAAGATTATACTGGTAGAGAATTCAAACATGCTTTAGCAAGGAATCTTCGTTCTCTGACAAGAGGAAAAAAGTCCAGTAAGCAACCTATAGCGATTTTGCTTGGAGGGCAAAGTGGTGCCGGTAAGACTACAATTCATCGTATTAAACAGAAAGAATTTCAAGGAAATATTGTTATCATAGATGGCGATAGTTTTCGTTCTCAGCATCCACACTATTTAGAACTGCAGCAAGAATATGGCAAAGACAGTGTTGAATACACCAAAGATTTTGCAGGCAAAATGGTAGAGTCTTTAGTAACAGAATTGAGTCATTTGGGATACAATCTTTTGATAGAGGGAACTTTACGAACGATTGACGTTCCAAAGGAAACAGCACAACTCTTGAAAAGTAAGGGATATGAAGTACAATTAGCCTTGATTGCGACAAAGCCTAAGCTGTCCTATCTGAGCACCCTTATCCGATACGAAGAACTGTACGCTATCAATCCAAATCAAGCACGCGCAACTCCAAAAGAACATCATGATCTGATAGTGAACAATCTAGTTGAGAATACCCACCAGCTGGAGCAATTAGGTATCTTTGAACAAATCCAAATCTATCAACGAGATAGGACCTGTGTTTACGATTCGAGAGATGATGAAATATCAGCAGCAGCTGTTCTTCATGAATTATTGTTTGGAGAGTGGAGTCAGGTAGAAAAGGATATGCTTAAATCTGGAGAAGAAAGATTTAAAGATTTAACTAATTGA